The genomic stretch TTTCGAGCGTGACTTGGCCGGAGACCTGCCAGAAGATGTTGGAAACCTGTGCGCCGCTTAGAATAACTTGGACTCCGCTGGCCAAAGTCAGATCTCCCGTAATCTGGAAGATCCAGACATCGCTTGCCGCGCCCGAGATAGTGACACTACCGGTAGATACCTGGACCCCAGTGGTCCATTTGTAGAGACCGGGGGTGAGGGTCATCCCAGCAATATCCCCCGCAGTGCCAACATCGACGAAGTCAGGTGATGTCAGTGCGGCTGCGGAGTCATACGCGCCCTCCATGTCGAGTACAGCCGTAGACAGAACAGATGGAGTTGGGGTACCATAGTCAGAGGCATACACACTTCCAGTGACCAAAGCTGAGGTCGAATATGTAGCTCCTGCAGTGTATACTAGATCAAATCCAGTTATGTCTGACGCAGCTGCTGGACTAGTGGCAATATCGCCCCAGATATGGGTGGCTCCCGTAGCTGTCATTCCTGCCTTTGTCAGGATCACATAATTGGCAGCTGTTCCAAGGTCTACTGCCGTCGGCCCAGCCGACTGGGCTGGAGTTGTCGCATAGAAGCCTAGAACAACAATCATTGGAACAACAATCATTGAAAGTAGGATCGCAGGCCAATATCGAGCACGATCTGCTCTCTTCCCAAGCCTTGATCCAACTACTGTACGCCTTCCGACCATACCGTCATGTCCAACAAGTGCCAAATTCGCACTCTCTTGAATATTCTGCATACTTCGAGATATGCCCCGGTCGTTATACCGCTATTTCAAAATCATTGACAATTCAATGAAGGATTAGATACAAATCTAATCAGCAGTCTACAGCTCCAATTTGACGCGTTTGCGCCTTGTCGAGAGCCTCGCGCAACTCGCTCTCTAGCACTTTCCTTTTTGAAATGTCGCTTACGACCGCCAGCATGCGGGATGGTTCGTTGTTTTGGTCCAGCAAGATGTCTCCGGCTTCGCGTATCCAATGAATTGAACCAT from Candidatus Thermoplasmatota archaeon encodes the following:
- a CDS encoding DUF3494 domain-containing protein — encoded protein: MIVVLGFYATTPAQSAGPTAVDLGTAANYVILTKAGMTATGATHIWGDIATSPAAASDITGFDLVYTAGATYSTSALVTGSVYASDYGTPTPSVLSTAVLDMEGAYDSAAALTSPDFVDVGTAGDIAGMTLTPGLYKWTTGVQVSTGSVTISGAASDVWIFQITGDLTLASGVQVILSGAQVSNIFWQVSGQVTLETTSVMKGIILCKTAIVMNNGATLEGSALAQTAVTMDANYVYTPGTVIPEFSQVLIPLVGMVFVVAIVSKVRNQKK